Below is a window of Candidatus Dependentiae bacterium DNA.
TTGCGGAAGTACAAGAACGGGTGAAAAACCGCGCGCGCGAATCTATGAACAAGTCGCAAAAAGAGTTTTACTTGCGCGAACAATTAAAAGCGATTAAAAAAGAACTCGGCGAAGATGATGTTGAAGATGTTGAAGAAATGCGCACAAAAATTGAAACGCTCGCGCTTTCTGAAGAAGCACGGGTTGAAGTTAATCGTCAATTAAATCGTCTTGAGCGAACCGCTGCCGATTCTATGGAAGCATCGGTAACCCGCACCTATCTTGATTGGATGCTTTCAATGCCATGGGGTTCTGAAACTTCCGATAATCTTGATATTAAGCACGCGCGAGAAATTCTTGATCAAGATCATCATGGCCTTAAAGAGATTAAAGAACGTATTTTAGATTTCATTTCGATCCGCAAACTTAAACAAGATTCGCACACACCGATCCTGTGCTTTTTTGGCCCCCCAGGAACAGGCAAAACTTCACTTGGGCAATCGATCGCTAAATGTTTAGGAAGAGAATGTTTCCGCGTTTCTCTTGGCGGTGTAAAAGATGAAGCAGAAATCCGTGGCCATCGCCGCACCTACGTTGGTGCAATGCCCGGCCGCATAATTCAAGGTTTCCGCAAAGTAAAATCGCTCAACCCGGTTATTGTTATCGACGAGCTTGATAAGATCGGTGCAGATTTCCGTGGTGATCCTTCAGCGGCGTTACTTGAAGTGCTCGATCCGCAACAAAATAAAACGTTCTACGATAACTATTTAGGCGTTCCGTTCGATTTATCTAAAGTCATTTTTATTGCTACCGCCAACTCGCTGGAAACAATCTCAGAACCATTGCGCGACCGGATGGAAATTATTCAACTTTCTGGCTACACGCTCGATGAAAAACTGCATATTAGTAACCTGCATCTGATTAGAAAAGCGATTAAAGATGCTGGCATGGAAGATCATAATTTAAGTTTCCACAACGATGTGCTTAAAGATCTCGTGCTTAACTACACGCGAGAATCTGGTGTTCGCCAACTTGAGCGTTTAATCAGAAAACTCTGCTCAAAAGCTGCACGATGCTATGTGGAAGAAAATCGCACCATTAGTTTTGCTCCTGAAAATATTGAGCTTTACTTGGGGCCGCGCCGCTTCCTTGAAGATGATGTTAATAAGGAAAATCATGTGGGCGTAACCAACGGCCTTGCATGGACTTCTTATGGTGGCGAAATGATTCGCATCGAAGCGGTTGCAATGCCCGGAAAAGGACGCTTGATTTTAACGGGGCAACTTGGCAACGTGATGAAAGAATCTGCTCAAGCGGCGATGAGTTATGCGCGTGCACATTCAAAAGAGTTCAACATTAATAGCAAGATGTTTACACACTACGATCTGCATATTCACGTTCCTGCTGGCGCAATTCCTAAAGATGGCCCGTCCGCGGGTATCGCGATGCTCACGTCGATTCTTTCGGCGCTCACCTTGCGCCCAATTAATGCACAATTTGCAATGACGGGAGAACTAAATCTTCATGGCGATGTGATGCCAATTGGCGGCGTTAAAGAAAAAATCTTGACCGCAAAACGTAATCGCGTTCCGCATGTGATTTTACCGCAGAAAAACAAATGCGATTTAGTTGGCCAAGAAGATATTGTAAAAGATATCAACGTCATTTGGGTGACGCACGCAAATGAAGTGTTAAGCCACGTACTCATGCCAGAAACGAAAGAAAAACATTGAAAACTATCCCGACCCTTCGATACAAACGCTGTCGCATTTACTCAGGGCGAGCGGGATTTATGTCTTCCGCTCGTGGTGAGTGTTTTGCAAACCTTAGTGAGCAAAATGTATCGAACCATAGCGGAGACTAAAAATGAAAGTATTAACTATTGGTGGCGCCACGCAAGATATCTATATTGTGCCCAAGCAGCTTGAAACACTCAATCTAAAAGGGACTTCGTATCTTGCGCTGGAAGTTGATACAAAAATAGAACTAGAAACAATACTCTACTCTACCGGCGGAGGAGCTACAAACTCCGCCGTTTCTTTTTCTCGACTCGGATTTCAAACATTTATTAACTGCCTGCTAGGCAAAGATCTTGCCGCGCACGCAGTTATTCAAAAACTTGAACAAGAAAACGTAAACACGAATTATATTCATACTACCGACGAATCACAAACAGGCAGATCGTTCATTATTCCGTCCGCGGGCGGAAAGCGAACTATTTTATCATTTCGCGGTGCAAACACGCATTTGCATCGGGAGCATATGCCGCTTTCAATGCTCAAACAGTTTGATTTGATTTATATAACTTCACTCAGCGATGCAGCAGCTCCTCTCTTATTGCCAATTGCGCTCCAAGCGCGTGAGCTTGGCGTAAAAATTGCGACAAATCCTGGCGGCAGCCAATTGCATGCAGGAATCGGCGCCCAAATTCTTTTTCAATCGCTTCACGCGATCGATATTTTAATTTTAAATGCACAAGAAGCTGAACTTTTTATGGGAACGATTTCTAAAGAACATTTAAAAGCCGGTGCGCCGATTAGCCAAAAAACAAATAATTTACCATCGCTACTGCATGCCACTTCTTGTTTTAATCTCCTGGATTATTGTGCCACGATCATCGCCCAGGGCCCCAAAATTGTTGTTGTTACTAATGGCGCTGAAGGTGTGTACGTCGCGACTCAAAATGAAATTCTTTTTCATCCTGCTTTGAAAATAGATGTGATCAATACCGTGGGTGCCGGCGATTCATTTGGTTCGTGCTTTGTCGCTTCAATCGTTCAAGGAGAATCGATCGAGCAAGCGTTAATAAATGGGATGATCAATAGCGCAAGCGTGCTCACGCATCACGATGCAAAAGAAGGATTATTGACCCAGCAGGAACTACAAAAAAAAGCTACGACATCTGCCGTAGATGTAAAAAATTGTACATGGTAGCTTTAATTTTTAAAATATTATTCCCATTTTGTTTATCAAACGCTGTTGCAAAGGATGCGGCAAGGTGCCAAACAGGCTTTTAAGATCACTTGGCAATTCCACCGTCTTCTTAATTTTACCTAAATGAAGAATAACTCTTACAAGTAATGCTTGTTCCAAAGTCAAACGAGCTACATAAGGGGTGACATCATCCCATATAATTACTGACTTACTGTTCATAAGAAAAAACGCGAGTACATTTTCACTCAAGGCAAACTGCATAATGTTATCATCAAAACCTGTTACGATCGGATAAGGTGAAGATAATGCAAGTTCCGGTATCCAAAGGGCTATTCCGTTAGAAGCAGAACTGTCTTTAAAAGAATACGCAAGCATAGTACCAGCACCATTAAAAACAAAGGAATTAGCAACCAAGGATCCCTTAATCTCCTGGTCATATACAGTTACCGTCTTCTGAAGTTTATGATCAGCAGCGTTTAGTATTCCTATGTGGACGTTATCCAATCCGACCGCAATTTCTTCCTTTCGAGGATTAAATACTGATTGGTACACTTTTTTCGGATAAGTACTCACCGTATCTTTATCCAAATCCCATAGAGTGAGAGTCAAATTGCTTATTCTTATCGCTAATTGTGTACCATGACTATTAAAAGAAAGAGAAACAATACATTGTGTAAGAGCTGTAAACTCGTTCAGCTTTTTTCCACTCATTGTGTCTACTGCTATAATATCATTATGGATGCTCTCATAGGCCAATCGACGACCATCAGCACTCATCGTCACGAGGCGATTATACAATTTTCCTGCTGGATCAACTATTGTTTGAATGATTTTGCCTGTATTCCAATCAAGGATAACAATCTCAGATCCATTCCATTCATCAGCAGCTAGAACCGATCCACCAGAGATCAAAGATTTAAGTGATGTAAAATGAGGAATTTCAATTACTCTTACTTGTTTCCCTGTTTGCACATCAAAGATAGCAATACTATTACTCGCCATAGCAACAGCAATTTGCGTCGCATCACTATTAAAAGCTATCGCTCGTATATCAGTACGAATGCTCCCTAATGCTATTTTACCTTTGGTTTTCCAATCCTCTGGAGCAAAGGTAAGCGTTAGTTTTTGAGCCCAGCCAAAGAGTGCTGATTTATCTGCAAGCATGTTTGCAATGATTTTTTCCTGCAATGTTAACTGCAAATCTGGCACAATTTCATCAACTATCTCAAACAATAAAGTTGGATTCTTAGCAACTTGTGTTAAAAAAGCAGGAGTAGCCACTTTATGCGCTAGCGCGCTTTCAACAAGATCAAGTACGGTTGGCATCGCCAAGTAATTTGCTACTGATAAGAGCTCGATAAGCTGTTTTCGCTCATAAGAAGAGAGATCTTCTGCTAACTTTTCTTTAAGGAGATTAGTTTTTTTGGCAAGGATAAAAAGAAGGTTCCAGCCTATGCCGGTTACGTTGGGCAACGACATTTGTGTATCAGCAGGAAGCTCCTTAGGATCTTTATACCCCAAGAATTCTGATAAATTTTTTAGTGTCTCCGAATTTTCAATGATGTTTATCGTTATAGCTCGCGCTTCACCTTCAGCAGGTATTGTGAGCGTATAATTAACAAGTGCTTTTTTTTCAAAGCTACTTGAAGGGATAGAGCAAACGTCGTGCTGCGATGATTTTTTTTGTGCAGACTTAATAGCAGGGGCAACGCCAGTAAGCGCAAATTGCTGATATATCTTTTGCAGTACTGGTATATCTAAAAATCGTATTACTTTTCCTAGTTGTGTAAATGCGGTAGTGCCATGAAATTTTCTAAAATTGTTGAAGGTGATAACCAGCTCGTCAGGCCTCGAAAGTTTAAGCAATACGCTCAGAATAAAATTAAATGATGTTTCATCCACATCAGGTAGACCAAATTCATTTGCAAACCTCTCATCAGCGATGATATCTTTAATAGTAGGCGATATTGCTGCTAACTCTTGCAATTGTTCTGATGAAATCCTAGCAGATTTATCATTTTTAAGATGCACCGTAATAGATGAAGGCAAACTTGCCTGCAACAAAGTGACAAAAAATAATAAATAAATTACTATCAACTTTTTCATAAGGCTCCTTTTGCTCACATTTTTTAATCACTGTAGCAAAAAGGCTCAGAGACCCGCATTAATTTTGTAATCTATTTTAAATCGGCAAGTAGCTTTTCTATTGCTTTATCGCGAAGACAAACATAGGAAATGTTTTCTTCATCTAGCTCAGCCAACGTTTTTCCATATTCAGGCAAGAAGAAAATTGTTTTATAGGGAAGCCCTGGAATTAATTTCCCCTTCTGCTCACGTGAAATAAAACCATCCAGTGTTCCGCGATAATAATGAATTGTGCCATCTAAGTGAGCGACAGCAAGTGCCGCTACAAACGATGCCGTTCTTTTTCCTTCAGGGATATCTTTCATCAGCTCAAGAGCTTTGGCGATTCTTTGTTCATCCGTAGCATTCTCGCCGGCAAACCGCTTGGAGTAAATACCGGGTGCACCGTGCAATGCATCAATGCAAAGCCCACTATCGTCTGCTAGCGTCATCATATGCGCGCGTTCCGCAAAAAAACGTGCCTTGATTCCTGCATTTTCCTCAAAGGTAAGTCCAATTTCTTCAACATCATCAGTTATTCCAACCTCTTTTAATGAAGTTGTAGGTAAAAACTTTGATATTCTAGAAGAAAGTTCATGAAATTTTCCTGGATTATTCGTTGCAATAAGAAGCATCTTGCTCATAGTAACTGCCTGCACACATTCTTTCTAAGAAGGTTTTCTACAAGCTTATCTTCTAAAAATGATCTAAGCAATTCACCAGAATATTATTTATAATCCTAGAATTTAATTTTTAGTTTTTCAGTCGATTCTTTTTTCAATTCTTCAGGCAGCGCTTGGAAATATGGCATCATGTCTTGAGGCAGTTTAAATTCAGGTTGTTTGTTGATTCTGTGCAACTGATAGATCATTAAAAGAGTAAATAGTTGCGTTAGCGCTAATTTATTAACGATAGGACGTAATGCATTCCTGGATAAGTTAACTCTATTTTTTATAGCTGCAAGAAATAACCTATCACTTGAATTAACCGCAGCAGCTGTCAATTCCTGGTTCACTTTAATACTTGTGAGCACTTCACCTGTTTTCAACCCAACAATTTTAATCGCATTATTTTTATTTTGCATAATAATTTGTTCGTTTATTGAATTAAATCGCAGGATCCTATCTGTAGCCGAAAATGATCTAAGCTGATTACCCGATTTAATATCTAAAGTCACAAATAAATTTCGAGTTTTTGTTATTAAATTGCCATCTTTATCAAACCATATTCGTTCAATTCCATTCGCGACTGAGATGACTCTTTGTTTTGGCGAAGATGAAATATCCCAAAGCTGGATCTCTAAAGTGGTCGGATCGGCAATAGCCAATGTTTTTTTTGCGTCATCAAATGCCATAGTACAAATTAAAGAAAATGTTCCGTCAAGCGGAATAATACGAATATTTTTCTGGTTTGCTAGATTAATAATCTGAACTCGTGTATCTGAAGTACGAATTGCTGCCATAGTGCCATCATTACTCAAAATCCCAGGGACTAAACCCAAATCAAAAATCGAGGCAGCCATTCCTAATTGTTCCAAGGGGATTGCTGTCATATCTTTTTTTGCACTCAGATCACAAAAACGGAGGGCTTGCTCTCCCAAAAACATACACACGGTGCCTTTTTGACTTATTCTCAATCCTTTTCCAGCCAACTCGTAAGTAAGACGGTAAACTTCTTTTGTTATCCAAAGAATTTGAAGAGGAGAATCTGGACTCTTTAAAAAAATTATTGGCGTGTTGGTATCTTCATTAACTATTAGATCTGAAATTATCTGATTCGTCGCAATATAATTTGAGAGGTGTAATTCTTCAGTTTTCCATCCATACGAATTGAGAAAATCCGTTTGTGAAATAGTATTACGAACAATTGAAGCCTCCGCGGTGCTGGGCAATGACGAAACCCATTTTAAGAAGGTTGCGACATCAGCTGCTTCAGTCGCTAAGAGTTTTTTAATGAGAGCATTTGCCATTTTTTTTTCGACAACATTGCTCAATATTCTCATATCCAAATAATCGGCAAGCTGCAGAAATTTGAGCAATTGCTCAGAGTTGAAGCTAATGTTGTTGAATAAATGCGTCACATTTTCTTCATTATTTAAATCGCGCACGGCTATTGCAAGCTTTTTGAGAATCTCCCACTCTTCTTGGCTGATATTACCAATCACAATTTTTTTTCCTGGAGCAAGTTTTTCAGGAGATACTTCATAAATATCTTGAATTAACGTTTTTAAAACGGTCGATGCATTAAAAATCCTAATGATCGTTTGAGCTTCTGTTTGCTCTTTTGGAAATATAACTGCGAACAGCTCGCGTTCCTCCGTTTTTAGTCTTTTAGTTTCCTCTGTTGATTCAATTTTGCGTTTCCCCTGCTGCAAAGGAGTTACAAGCTGTTCTTGTTGAGCAAGCTCTTCTCGGTTCTTAAGAATTTTTGAGTACATATTTTGAAATGAAGGAGGCAATTGAATATCAAGATAATTCAGCATATCTAGAACTGACTCAAATCCTCCCAGCTTTTTTGTTTGTTCTAAGCGAAGTTTTTCGTCAAATTGTTGCAAATCGTTCAAAACCGCTTCGGGCAATGATTTTAGAAAGACAAAAGACTTTTCATCAATATCTGGCAGGGCAATTTCTTGTAATTGGCCTTGTTGTAAAATATCCTCTATCAATTCCTTAAGTGTTTGAGATTTAGTCGCAAGAAATAGGAGCTTATTTTTAGGAATCGTTATCTCCACATCGCCTTTAAGTTTGACCAAAACCTGATCAGGCGGGCAGCTGCCCATCATGAATAAAGCGGATGCAATGATAATTGCACGTTGAGCTACTTGTTTTATTATATCTTCCATTTTTTACCTATTGCTTAATTAACGCGCCCGCGCCTATTTATTTAATTTTAGATCCGACATAAATTTAGGATAATACTGCTCAACAAGAATCTTAATATCCATTGGTAAGCTAGTTATCTTTTTTTCAAAATCTTGGCTTAAAATCACTTTTTCTTTTTGCGGACCAGAAAGCGCATGGTATTTCTTTATTAACGCAAGTGTAAAAACTTTATCGATTGAAAGCTTATCGAGTTGGTAATCAATGTTTTTCCATACAAGTACGCCTTGCCGTGTCGCGATTGCTATGCGAGACCCATCACCATTAAACGAGATTAAATCATGTCGAGCCATTTCGCCTCTCACCAGAGACCAAACTTCCTGAGGGAGAATAATAGTTTGATAGTGTTGAGGATTCGAAACTTGCCAAATTCGTATCTCTTTCCAGTAGTCTGCTGCAATTTTTGCACCATTGGGACTGAAAATAGGATTCGTTATCCAACCAGGCGCTTCATTGTATTCGAAAGACATGTCCTCAATTATTTTTTCTTTTTCGATATCCCACAGTCTCATCTTTCCTTCGTATGACTTAGCAAGAAGCTGCTTTTCACTTAGGAACGCAAGGCTTTCAATCGGCTTCATATCTTCAGTCAGCAGTCGCTTGATTATTTCTTTTGTGTTGAGATTTATAAAGAAAATTCGTCCATCCGCCAGGCCCAATGCAATCGTTTGATCGTTTGGCGAAAAAGCCATGCTATAAATACTCGAATGTGATAAGTCCCATGTATCAAAAACAGAATCATAGTTATTTGTAGCGAGATCATAGAGGGTGAAAAGTCTACCATTGGCAATATATCCAAGAAATTTATTATTATGGCTAAAGGCACTTGCAGAATTTGAGGCTTGCTTGACCGTTATTTGGTTTCCGTTTTTTATGTCCATCAAATAAAGGCCTTGAGAAAAGCCTATCCGAGCTTTAGTAGAAATATAATTCCCGTTTGGACTAAATTGCATCGCATCTGGTGAAAATTCAAGACTTGCAAGGAAACTTATTTTTTTCGTAGTAGTATCTATGAGTATTATTCCTTTTTTCTCTTTGTGGGTATCGTTAATACCCGCGGCAACAATTAAACCATCAGGCCTCATCGCTATCCCGCTCAATTCTCGATCGGTGCCAATTTTCAATGGCCCACTCCAATGGAATTTTCCCAACAGCTCGCTTTTTAGAATTCTTCGCTTTAGTATTTCGCGAACTTCTGGCGTTATTTGATTAAAAAATTTATCGTAGGCGCCTAAATGCGCAAGCGCATCAAAAACTATTTCTTCGCTTTCCAATCGTGCTAAAAGTAGATCAATAGCGTTATCCAACAATCGAGCCATTTCTAAATAGTCTGCAATCAAGAGAATATCTTTTAATCTATCTGCGCTGTATTGCTTGAGAGCATTATGCACTTGATTATCATTAGAAAAATCTTCAATATTATCAGCCAACTCTAGGAGTAAATTCCAGTGATCGATCGAAATACTGGTAATAAGAAGGTCTGCTCCCGGCGCAATCTCATCTATGTTCTCAAGCTTACGCGCATCTCTAACATAATCTGTAAGAACGCGTGAAGCTTTTACTATCTTTAATACCCGTTCTCTGCTTTTACCTCCTGTCGGAATCGAGATCGTTAATTGCTTACCTTCTATTCTTAATTTCTTTGGCTCGGTTATCTCAGATTCTGGCTCTTTTCTTTTGATAGTGATCGGGCAAGCTTGCTTGAGCTGCGGCAAACTATCATACGCGTTAAGTAACTCTTTAATATCAAAAAATTCAACAACTCTCATCAAATTCGAAAATGAATTGGCGCCGCGTGTCTGCAGATAATTTTTTAATTTGATTATTAATTGGCCAGGCGATTGAATAATCTTAAGAGCCTCGACGATAAATTTGAGCGAGTCTTTGTCGACCTGTAAAAATGGCAGCTCTTTAACAGCGTTTGCACTGGCTTCGACTTCTCCAGCAGCATTGTTGATAGTCGGAGAATATTCTCTCAGTTGAATGAATGTCGACTGCGGCACAATAACCGTTTGATCATCTTTTAGATTAAATTGAACATCGCCAAAACGTGCAGTATAGGCACCCTGACTTATCATTACTGGTAAAAATAAAAGCACCACAGCTATTTTTTTCATAGACCCTCCATTTAAGATTGAAATTAGTCTAAAAGATTTAGCTCTTGCGGAGCAACACATTGTAGCCGATCAAAATAAAAGTTTTATCGGGGTATCTTTACAACTCAAATGCATTCAACTAGCCTGATACCTATATAAAAATCAGTGCTTTCAAGCGTTGCAGCAAGGAGCTTCATGGCTACCGAAAAACTAGAAACAAATGGCCAACAACAGGGTACCGTTTTACGCGTCACCAATACCATAATCGATGCGCAATTTCCCCAAGAGCATACCCCTCACATTTTGAACGAACTTAAAATTATGCTGCCGGCCGATAATAATCGTGGTCAAACCACTGCATCGGTTGAGGTCGTTCAACATTTAGGGGATGGCATTGTTCGCTGTATTGCCCTTGAAAATATCGCAAATATTCAACGCGGCCTCACTGTTGTCGATACCGGAAATCCGATTGAAGTACCCGTTGGGCCCAGCAATTTAGGCCGTGTATTTAATGTCCTTGGCGAACCAATTGATGGCAAAGGCCCTGTGGCATCCTCAGAAAGATGGGCAATTCACCGCGATCCTCCTCCCCTAACTGAGCAAAAAATTACGAACGAAATCCAAGAAACTGGCATAAAAATAATTGATCTTCTGTGCCCGTATCTAAAAGGTTCAAAAATTGGCCTTTTTGGCGGCGCTGGTGTTGGAAAAACAATTATTGTTATGGAACTCATTCGCAATATCGCCGTTGAACATGGCGGCGTTTCGGTTTTCACCGGCATCGGTGAACGAACGCGCGAAGGTAATGAACTGTGGCTCGAGATGAAACAATCGGGCGTTCTTGATAAAACTACCCTGGTTTTTGGCCAGATGGGAGAATTGCCAGGCGCACGCTTTCGCGTCGGGTTATCGGGGCTTACGATGGCCGAGTATTTTCGCGACAATGAACACAAAGATGTTCTATTCTTTGTTGATAATATTTTCCGGCTTGTGCAAGCAGGATCTGAGGTTTCATCTCTTTTAGGCAGATTGCCATCAGCAGTTGGTTATCAACCAACACTTGCTTCTGAGATGGGCGCGTTTCAAGAGCGAATTGCAAATACGGTAAACGGTTCGATTACTTCAATTCAAGCGGTATACGTTCCCGCAGATGATATTACCGATCCCGCTCCAGCTACCACCTTTATGCATCTTGATGCAAGCACCGTACTTTCACGAAAATTAGTTGAACTCGGATTATATCCTGCTATCGATCCGCTCCAATCAAATTCAAAGGCGCTGGATCCTCATATTGTGGGGCCGCGGCATTATACCATAGCTCGAAATGTACAAACAATTTTGCAGCGCTATAAAGATCTACAAGATATTATAGCCATTTTAGGCATGGACGAACTCGCAGATGATGATAAATTGCTCGTTCAACGTGCAAAAAAAATTCAGAAATTTTTAACACAGCCGTTTTTTGTCGCCGAATCTTTTACCGGTATGCAAGGAGCGTACGTTCCACTGAGCAAAACGTTAGACGACTTCGAGCACATCATCAACGGGCATTATGATCATTTGCCAGAACAAGCATTTTATATGGTTGGCACTCTTGAAGATGCGCAAAAAAAAGCAAAACAATTAGCGCTTGAGGCGTAAATGGATTTCACGATTATTAGTCCCCGCGAAAAAAAAGAGCTAGCAATATCTTGGCTTGAAGTAAACACGCCTAATGGAAATTTTATCATTCAGCGCGGCCACGCACCGATGATCGTTCTTGTCTCGCCGAACCAACCGCTTACTGTTTGCTTGAAGAACGGTAAGCAGGAGACGTTTTGCACACCAGGTGGCATTTTAGAAATCACCAGAACAGCCGCATTTTTATTATTAAACGAATAATGATCCCTCGTCCGCCATGGTTCGATACTTTTTGCTCATAAAATTCGCAAAACACTCACCACGAGCGGAGTCGGCACTCACAATAGAAGGCCCCAAAAAAAACGTTAATAAATAAGAAAAAATTAATTCAAAAAATCTATCCACCCCGCTCGCCCTGAGTGATTTCGAACAGAGTGAGAAATTGTATCGAAGGGTTAAGTTTTATGAAAAATAAATTGGGCTATATTATCTCAGGATCGTTAACCGAAGGATTCGTGATGCGGATCACGAACGCAGCGCATCTTGAAGAGATTAAAGCTGGAAAATTTGTGTGCATTGCGGGCGATCATCACACTTTTTTTTCACTAATCACCGATCTTTCACTCGCCGTTACGCATCCAGATATCTTGCTTTTTCCACCAAGCGAAAAAGAAAAATTACTCGCCAAAATTCTTGCAAAAAAAGACATTTATGCGACCGCATCAGTTAAACCAATGCTTATGATGACCAAAGAACAGCGCGTGATTCCCGTAAAAACTATTCCACCACATTTTGCGCCGATTTTTGAAGCAGATAAAAAAGATATCGCGCTCATATTTGGCGATGAAAACGATACTAAAACTCCCTATTTTAACATTGGCTGCCCACTTGATATGGATACGCCGGTTTGCATCAATCTTGAACGGCTTACCGAACGCAGTAACGGTATTTTTGGAAAAACCGGAACGGGAAAAACATTCTTAACACGGCTCGTGCTTGCTGGATTAGTAAAACAAGACCAAGCGGTAAATTTAATTTTTGATATGCATAGCGAATACGGCCTGCAAGCGCGAAAAGAAGGATCGCATTCATTTGTTAAAGGTTTAAAAACGCTCTTTCCTTCAAAAGTTGCACTTTTTTCTCTCGATCCACAATCAACGCGCAGACGCGGTGCCACCCCTGATGTAGAAATCAATTTGCCGTATAGCGCCGTGCATGTTGAAGATATTTTAGCGCTGCAAGAAGAACTTAATTTGCATAGTACCGCAGTTGAAGCAGCGCATTTAATTGCCGCACGGCACAAACACGAATGGCTCGGAGTTCTTTTAGCGCAAGGCGATCGCTTAAAAGAATTTGCAGCAGAAATTGGCGGCC
It encodes the following:
- the atpD gene encoding F0F1 ATP synthase subunit beta, translated to MATEKLETNGQQQGTVLRVTNTIIDAQFPQEHTPHILNELKIMLPADNNRGQTTASVEVVQHLGDGIVRCIALENIANIQRGLTVVDTGNPIEVPVGPSNLGRVFNVLGEPIDGKGPVASSERWAIHRDPPPLTEQKITNEIQETGIKIIDLLCPYLKGSKIGLFGGAGVGKTIIVMELIRNIAVEHGGVSVFTGIGERTREGNELWLEMKQSGVLDKTTLVFGQMGELPGARFRVGLSGLTMAEYFRDNEHKDVLFFVDNIFRLVQAGSEVSSLLGRLPSAVGYQPTLASEMGAFQERIANTVNGSITSIQAVYVPADDITDPAPATTFMHLDASTVLSRKLVELGLYPAIDPLQSNSKALDPHIVGPRHYTIARNVQTILQRYKDLQDIIAILGMDELADDDKLLVQRAKKIQKFLTQPFFVAESFTGMQGAYVPLSKTLDDFEHIINGHYDHLPEQAFYMVGTLEDAQKKAKQLALEA
- a CDS encoding ATP-binding protein: MKNKLGYIISGSLTEGFVMRITNAAHLEEIKAGKFVCIAGDHHTFFSLITDLSLAVTHPDILLFPPSEKEKLLAKILAKKDIYATASVKPMLMMTKEQRVIPVKTIPPHFAPIFEADKKDIALIFGDENDTKTPYFNIGCPLDMDTPVCINLERLTERSNGIFGKTGTGKTFLTRLVLAGLVKQDQAVNLIFDMHSEYGLQARKEGSHSFVKGLKTLFPSKVALFSLDPQSTRRRGATPDVEINLPYSAVHVEDILALQEELNLHSTAVEAAHLIAARHKHEWLGVLLAQGDRLKEFAAEIGGHPESIAALYRKLKRIERFPFFRHAAGGNFREGSSIDQLIEYLSKGISVIIEFGNFTSSLCYLLLANMITRRIHTEYIEKTEKFLASQRAEDEPKKLMITIEEAHKFLNPHAARQTIFGTIAREMRKYYVSLLVVDQRPSGIDPEIISQIGTKIIAQLNDDKDIQAVLTGISNAHHLRGILASLDTKKQAMIVGHAVAMPVVVQTREYDEVFYRAMAPQVSAKQIDVMIQELF